From the Cryptomeria japonica chromosome 2, Sugi_1.0, whole genome shotgun sequence genome, one window contains:
- the LOC131042589 gene encoding glycerophosphodiester phosphodiesterase GDPDL6 isoform X2, which translates to MPSGKMAVKGRLLQFVFVHVSVVLCLWSMQGTYAQGNSSWQTLSGKAPLVIAHGGLSGLFPDQTLPAYQIAISTSLSNAVMFCDLQLTKDAQGICRTDINLENTTTISSFFPNQSSTYLVNGQKITGYFAIDHTADVLLNNITAIQAISSRPTVFDGSFLLLPPDAMAAINVSSIWLNVQYSKFYDEHNLSMPSYVRSLSRNMILDYVSSTEVGFLRAVAANFRRSKTKLILRFLDKEDTDPSINQTYGSILTNLTFVKTFAAGILVPKSFIWPLGTDGYLQAPTSLVKDAHTSGLEIFAADFGSDEYGLSHNYSYDPVKEYLQFVDNKNFAVDGILTDFPVTASEAIACYAHNNVSRPSRTGNPLIISHNGASGDYVGSTDIAYQAAIRDGADYIDCSVQITKDGVPFCRESPDLMVGTAVLSNSAYYPSLLKSIPDIQSDKGIFTFDITWGDIQGLQKNIYSPFEENYQLVRNPAEASMGSYMNLTAFLQFAKEANISVLINIENARAIISSSNLDITNATLSALKISGYDNKTDRIMIQSDDSAVLLQFKQKTKFKLIYKVDESNVIISDSSIKEIKTLADSVTIFRGVIFPSASSFFLSNATDVVRRMHSQNLSVFVHFLRNEFPALAFDYFEDPTMEISSFVEVAKVDGLITDFPATASAYLKNACRQSRTTIDYAMQIVDPGSLLTLAPAPAQAPAPALGEVMEPPLPSLKVSPASEPSTEPLSPTSPTKSGSVSLTRHSMFVSLLIGLFILFFASY; encoded by the exons ATGCCATCAGGGAAGATGGCGGTAAAGGGTCGGCTTCTGCAATTTGTTTTTGTTCATGTATCTGTAGTTCTTTGCCTTTGGTCAATGCAGGGGACTTATGCTCAGGGGAACAGTTCTTGGCAAACTCTTAGCG GCAAAGCACCACTGGTCATAGCTCATGGTGGACTATCTGGACTTTTTCCTGACCAAACTCTTCCTGCATATCAAATTGCAATTAGTACCAGCTTATCCAATGCTGTAATGTTCTGTGATTTGCAATTAACAAAAGATGCACAAGGCATATGCCGAACAGATATAAATTTGGAAAATACAACAACTATAAGTTCCTTTTTCCCAAATCAGAGTAGTACATATCTTGTCAATGGCCAAAAAATCACTGGATATTTTGCTATTGACCACACAGCAGATGTGCTCCTAAACAATATTACAG CAATCCAGGCAATCTCATCACGTCCTACCGTCTTCGATGGATCTTTTCTACTGCTTCCACCAGATGCCATGGCTGCAATTAATGTTTCTTCAATTTGGTTGAATGTACAG TATTCAAAATTTTATGATGAGCACAATCTGAGCATGCCATCATATGTGCGGAGTTTATCAAGAAATATGATATTGGATTACGTATCTTCAACTGAGGTTGGGTTTTTGAGAGCCGTAGCAGCAAATTTTAGAAGAAGCAAAACGAAGTTGATACTCAGATTCCTGGATAAAGAAGATACTGACCCTTCAATAAATCAAACCTATGGTTCCATCTTAACAAATTTAACATTTGTGAAGACATTCGCTGCTGGAATCCTCGTTCCAAAGAGCTTTATTTGGCCACTTGGTACAGATGGATATTTACAAGCTCCTACAAGTCTTGTTAAAGATGCACACACTTCTGGGCTGGAAATTTTTGCAGCTGACTTTGGTAGTGATGAATATGGCCTGAGCCACAATTATAGCTATGATCCAGTAAAAGAGTATCTACAGTTTGTGGACAACAAGAATTTCGCTGTTGATGGCATTCTAACCGACTTCCCTGTAACGGCATCAGAGGCGATAG CTTGCTATGCTCACAATAATGTCAGTAGACCCTCAAGAACAG GAAACCCATTAATCATTTCCCACAATGGAGCAAGTGGCGATTATGTAGGTTCAACTGATATTGCCTATCAGGCTGCCATAAGAGATGGAGCTGACTACATTGACTGCTCTGTCCAAATAACAAAAGATGGCGTTCCTTTCTGCAGGGAGTCACCAGACCTTATGGTTGGGACAGCTGTTTTATCAAATTCAGCATATTATCCATCTCTTCTCAAAAGCATACCAGACATCCAGAGCGATAAAGGCATCTTTACATTTGATATCACATGGGGCGATATTCAAGGCTTGCAAA AAAACATTTACAGCCCATTTGAGGAGAATTATCAGCTTGTAAGAAATCCTGCAGAGGCTAGCATGGGGAGTTACATGAACTTGACTGCTTTTCTCCAATTTGCGAAGGAAGCCAACATTAGTGTCCTTATCAACATAGAG AATGCACGAGCTATAATATCAAGTAGTAACCTTGACATCACAAATGCCACTCTGTCTGCGTTAAAGATTTCTGGCTATGATAATAAAACTGATAGGATTATGATACAGTCTGATGACAGTGCAGTGCTCCTTCAATTCAAGCAAAAAACAAAATTTAAGCTTATTTATaaagttgatgaaagcaatgtCATTATCTCTGATTCATCCATCAAGGAGATCAAAACACTTGCTGACTCTGTGACAATATTCAGGGGTGTCATATTTCCCTCTGCTAGTAGTTTCTTTCTGTCAAATGCCACGGATGTTGTCAGACGAATGCACAGTCAAAACCTATCAGTTTTTGTGCATTTTCTGAGAAATGAATTCCCTGCTTTAGCCTTCGATTATTTTGAAGATCCAACAATGGAAATCAGCTCCTTTGTGGAAGTTGCCAAAGTAGATGGGCTTATCACTGACTTCCCAGCAACTGCATCAGCATATTTGA AAAATGCTTGTCGTCAAAGTCGGACAACAATTGACTATGCCATGCAAATTGTTGATCCTGGATCTCTTCTAACTCTTGCTCCAGCTCCAGCTCAAGCACCAGCTCCGGCTCTTGGAGAAGTGATGGAACCTCCATTGCCATCACTGAAAGTTAGTCCTGCCTCTGAGCCATCTACGGAACCACTGTCCCCCACTTCACCGACCAAATCTGGCAGTGTTTCTCTTACCAGGCACTCTATGTTTGTATCTCTTCTAATAGGCCTCTTCATATTATTCTTTGCTTCTTATTAA
- the LOC131042589 gene encoding glycerophosphodiester phosphodiesterase GDPDL6 isoform X1, which produces MPSGKMAVKGRLLQFVFVHVSVVLCLWSMQGTYAQGNSSWQTLSGKAPLVIAHGGLSGLFPDQTLPAYQIAISTSLSNAVMFCDLQLTKDAQGICRTDINLENTTTISSFFPNQSSTYLVNGQKITGYFAIDHTADVLLNNITAIQAISSRPTVFDGSFLLLPPDAMAAINVSSIWLNVQYSKFYDEHNLSMPSYVRSLSRNMILDYVSSTEVGFLRAVAANFRRSKTKLILRFLDKEDTDPSINQTYGSILTNLTFVKTFAAGILVPKSFIWPLGTDGYLQAPTSLVKDAHTSGLEIFAADFGSDEYGLSHNYSYDPVKEYLQFVDNKNFAVDGILTDFPVTASEAIACYAHNNVSRPSRTAGNPLIISHNGASGDYVGSTDIAYQAAIRDGADYIDCSVQITKDGVPFCRESPDLMVGTAVLSNSAYYPSLLKSIPDIQSDKGIFTFDITWGDIQGLQKNIYSPFEENYQLVRNPAEASMGSYMNLTAFLQFAKEANISVLINIENARAIISSSNLDITNATLSALKISGYDNKTDRIMIQSDDSAVLLQFKQKTKFKLIYKVDESNVIISDSSIKEIKTLADSVTIFRGVIFPSASSFFLSNATDVVRRMHSQNLSVFVHFLRNEFPALAFDYFEDPTMEISSFVEVAKVDGLITDFPATASAYLKNACRQSRTTIDYAMQIVDPGSLLTLAPAPAQAPAPALGEVMEPPLPSLKVSPASEPSTEPLSPTSPTKSGSVSLTRHSMFVSLLIGLFILFFASY; this is translated from the exons ATGCCATCAGGGAAGATGGCGGTAAAGGGTCGGCTTCTGCAATTTGTTTTTGTTCATGTATCTGTAGTTCTTTGCCTTTGGTCAATGCAGGGGACTTATGCTCAGGGGAACAGTTCTTGGCAAACTCTTAGCG GCAAAGCACCACTGGTCATAGCTCATGGTGGACTATCTGGACTTTTTCCTGACCAAACTCTTCCTGCATATCAAATTGCAATTAGTACCAGCTTATCCAATGCTGTAATGTTCTGTGATTTGCAATTAACAAAAGATGCACAAGGCATATGCCGAACAGATATAAATTTGGAAAATACAACAACTATAAGTTCCTTTTTCCCAAATCAGAGTAGTACATATCTTGTCAATGGCCAAAAAATCACTGGATATTTTGCTATTGACCACACAGCAGATGTGCTCCTAAACAATATTACAG CAATCCAGGCAATCTCATCACGTCCTACCGTCTTCGATGGATCTTTTCTACTGCTTCCACCAGATGCCATGGCTGCAATTAATGTTTCTTCAATTTGGTTGAATGTACAG TATTCAAAATTTTATGATGAGCACAATCTGAGCATGCCATCATATGTGCGGAGTTTATCAAGAAATATGATATTGGATTACGTATCTTCAACTGAGGTTGGGTTTTTGAGAGCCGTAGCAGCAAATTTTAGAAGAAGCAAAACGAAGTTGATACTCAGATTCCTGGATAAAGAAGATACTGACCCTTCAATAAATCAAACCTATGGTTCCATCTTAACAAATTTAACATTTGTGAAGACATTCGCTGCTGGAATCCTCGTTCCAAAGAGCTTTATTTGGCCACTTGGTACAGATGGATATTTACAAGCTCCTACAAGTCTTGTTAAAGATGCACACACTTCTGGGCTGGAAATTTTTGCAGCTGACTTTGGTAGTGATGAATATGGCCTGAGCCACAATTATAGCTATGATCCAGTAAAAGAGTATCTACAGTTTGTGGACAACAAGAATTTCGCTGTTGATGGCATTCTAACCGACTTCCCTGTAACGGCATCAGAGGCGATAG CTTGCTATGCTCACAATAATGTCAGTAGACCCTCAAGAACAG CAGGAAACCCATTAATCATTTCCCACAATGGAGCAAGTGGCGATTATGTAGGTTCAACTGATATTGCCTATCAGGCTGCCATAAGAGATGGAGCTGACTACATTGACTGCTCTGTCCAAATAACAAAAGATGGCGTTCCTTTCTGCAGGGAGTCACCAGACCTTATGGTTGGGACAGCTGTTTTATCAAATTCAGCATATTATCCATCTCTTCTCAAAAGCATACCAGACATCCAGAGCGATAAAGGCATCTTTACATTTGATATCACATGGGGCGATATTCAAGGCTTGCAAA AAAACATTTACAGCCCATTTGAGGAGAATTATCAGCTTGTAAGAAATCCTGCAGAGGCTAGCATGGGGAGTTACATGAACTTGACTGCTTTTCTCCAATTTGCGAAGGAAGCCAACATTAGTGTCCTTATCAACATAGAG AATGCACGAGCTATAATATCAAGTAGTAACCTTGACATCACAAATGCCACTCTGTCTGCGTTAAAGATTTCTGGCTATGATAATAAAACTGATAGGATTATGATACAGTCTGATGACAGTGCAGTGCTCCTTCAATTCAAGCAAAAAACAAAATTTAAGCTTATTTATaaagttgatgaaagcaatgtCATTATCTCTGATTCATCCATCAAGGAGATCAAAACACTTGCTGACTCTGTGACAATATTCAGGGGTGTCATATTTCCCTCTGCTAGTAGTTTCTTTCTGTCAAATGCCACGGATGTTGTCAGACGAATGCACAGTCAAAACCTATCAGTTTTTGTGCATTTTCTGAGAAATGAATTCCCTGCTTTAGCCTTCGATTATTTTGAAGATCCAACAATGGAAATCAGCTCCTTTGTGGAAGTTGCCAAAGTAGATGGGCTTATCACTGACTTCCCAGCAACTGCATCAGCATATTTGA AAAATGCTTGTCGTCAAAGTCGGACAACAATTGACTATGCCATGCAAATTGTTGATCCTGGATCTCTTCTAACTCTTGCTCCAGCTCCAGCTCAAGCACCAGCTCCGGCTCTTGGAGAAGTGATGGAACCTCCATTGCCATCACTGAAAGTTAGTCCTGCCTCTGAGCCATCTACGGAACCACTGTCCCCCACTTCACCGACCAAATCTGGCAGTGTTTCTCTTACCAGGCACTCTATGTTTGTATCTCTTCTAATAGGCCTCTTCATATTATTCTTTGCTTCTTATTAA